A portion of the Melospiza melodia melodia isolate bMelMel2 unplaced genomic scaffold, bMelMel2.pri scaffold_61, whole genome shotgun sequence genome contains these proteins:
- the LOC134413918 gene encoding olfactory receptor 14J1-like encodes DLGSICTTVPKAMHNSLWDTRDISYTGCAAQVFFFVFCGITDYFLLTIMCYDRYVSICKPLQYETLLDSRACAHMAAAAWASGFLYSLLHTANTFSLPLCHGNALDQFFCEIPQILKLACSKSHLRELGLLVFSICFGFGCFVFIVFSYVQIFRAVLRIPSEQGRHKAFSTCLPHLAVVSLFFCTAIFAYLKPPSMSSPSLDLALSVLYSVVPPALNPLIYSMRNQELKAAVFLFAWLLSWNSVSSL; translated from the exons gacctgggctccatctgcaccactgtccccaaagccatgcacaattcactctgggacaccagggacatctcctacacaggatgtgctgcacaggtcttctTTTTTGTGTTCTGTGGTATAACAGattatttcctcctgaccatcatgtgctacgaccgctacgtgtccatctgcaaacccctgcagtaTGAGACCCTCCTggacagcagagcttgtgcccacatggcagcagctgcctgggccagtggctttctctattcactgttgcacacggccaatacattttccctgcccctgtgccatggcaatgccctggaccagttcttctgtgaaatcccccagatcctcaagctcgcctgctccaaatcccacctcagggaactggggctccttgtgttttccatctgtttcggttttggttgttttgtgttcattgttttctcctatgtgcagatcttcagagctgtgctgaggatcccctctgagcagggacggcacaaagccttttccacctgcctccctcacctggctgtggtctctctgttcttTTGCACTGCCatatttgcttacctgaagcccccctccatgtcctccccatccctggatctggccctgtcagttctgtactcggtagtgcctccagccctgaatccccttaTTTACAGCATGAGGaatcaggagctcaaggctgcagt GTTCCTttttgcctggctgctgtcctggaactctgtctccagcctgtag